A genomic stretch from Erwinia sp. E_sp_B01_1 includes:
- a CDS encoding S24 family peptidase — translation MINYVQAGALASKPAIEAMDGSFEYVLTDMDWSQYTFALKIVGDSMEPDFKAGDVIVVDPEIEPAPGEFVVAKNGEHEATFKKYRPTFYSSDGKHHFELVPLNDDYPTMNSAEREIKIIGTMVEHRIYRRKR, via the coding sequence TTGATCAACTACGTACAGGCTGGCGCATTAGCATCAAAGCCAGCCATAGAAGCAATGGACGGGAGTTTTGAGTACGTCCTGACAGACATGGACTGGTCTCAATACACCTTCGCATTGAAGATCGTGGGCGACTCTATGGAGCCAGACTTCAAAGCCGGGGATGTGATTGTTGTAGACCCTGAGATTGAACCGGCACCAGGTGAGTTTGTTGTTGCCAAGAACGGAGAGCACGAAGCCACGTTTAAAAAGTACCGCCCTACCTTTTACTCATCAGATGGTAAGCATCACTTTGAATTAGTACCTCTTAATGATGACTATCCAACCATGAATAGCGCCGAGAGAGAGATTAAGATCATCGGCACAATGGTTGAACACCGTATTTACCGCCGCAAACGCTAA
- a CDS encoding helix-turn-helix transcriptional regulator — translation MDTISQRLKQKRMELNLTQAQLAEKAGMKQQSIQQIEAGSTQRPRFLFELALALKCDPLWLLYGTTGGSRAA, via the coding sequence ATGGATACTATTTCTCAACGCCTCAAACAGAAGCGCATGGAGTTAAATCTCACCCAGGCGCAGTTAGCTGAGAAAGCTGGCATGAAGCAGCAATCTATACAGCAAATTGAAGCAGGCTCGACGCAACGACCGCGCTTTCTGTTTGAACTGGCTTTAGCGCTCAAGTGTGATCCGCTCTGGCTTTTGTACGGCACCACAGGTGGCTCCAGGGCCGCCTAA
- a CDS encoding DNA replication protein, which translates to MSNVRSLAKAREAKRSQDTPKEVGKGFTLLHRKIQETEFYRKDSQAVHLWVHLIMSANYTEAAVKTEYGVIQLQRGQFITGRNTLASETGIEPNRVQYLLKKFKKLGMIETASPGKFTVITISKYGEYQGEIVPEDSQKIPRPNADVARLPEKVVPEDSQKIPTTNNITNKSLSKDNDMSSQDDESPRKKSKSIPYQAVMSAYNNSVGDKLPNAESLNPKRKRDIKRLLSELAEPTVDAAEKYFSAFMCRAKPFYFGANDTGWAANFDYLLRSETLTKTRENCL; encoded by the coding sequence ATGAGTAATGTCAGAAGTTTAGCCAAAGCGAGAGAGGCCAAACGCTCACAGGACACGCCGAAAGAGGTCGGTAAGGGGTTTACCTTGCTGCACAGAAAAATACAGGAGACGGAGTTCTACAGAAAGGATTCTCAAGCTGTTCATCTTTGGGTTCATCTGATCATGTCAGCAAATTACACAGAGGCGGCGGTTAAAACAGAGTATGGGGTTATTCAGTTGCAGCGCGGCCAGTTTATTACCGGTCGCAACACGCTGGCTAGCGAGACAGGAATCGAACCAAATCGCGTTCAGTACCTGCTGAAGAAGTTCAAAAAGCTGGGAATGATTGAGACCGCATCTCCTGGTAAGTTCACGGTGATTACCATCTCAAAATATGGTGAATATCAGGGAGAAATTGTCCCAGAAGATTCCCAGAAGATTCCCAGACCAAATGCAGATGTGGCGCGGCTTCCAGAGAAGGTTGTCCCAGAAGATTCCCAGAAGATTCCCACAACTAACAATATAACTAATAAATCATTATCTAAAGATAATGATATGTCATCTCAGGATGACGAATCGCCTCGTAAGAAATCTAAGTCAATCCCATATCAGGCAGTGATGAGCGCCTATAACAATTCGGTTGGTGACAAGCTTCCAAATGCTGAATCACTCAATCCCAAGCGTAAGCGGGATATCAAGCGCCTGCTTAGCGAACTTGCAGAGCCAACAGTCGATGCTGCTGAGAAGTATTTCAGTGCCTTCATGTGCAGAGCAAAGCCGTTTTACTTCGGTGCCAATGACACTGGCTGGGCTGCAAACTTCGATTACCTGCTGAGAAGCGAGACGCTTACCAAAACCCGGGAGAACTGCCTGTGA
- a CDS encoding DnaB-like helicase C-terminal domain-containing protein has translation MSESYLTPPHSIDAEQAVLGGLMLDGGEDRSQKVMAILKPESFYNKSHGAIYEAMRDLLKRNQPIDLLTLSDDLESRSTLQQSGGFAYLAEMSKNTPSSANIVNYALVIRDRAMERYAIQKLTEATEMLYTRSTLTAVDKLEAVNSLTSQISDYAKTGNRRGLRSFGEVMDDWVVDLEKRFDPNGETRGLSTGIPSMDRMLAPKGLVKGSLFVIGARPKMGKTTLYSQMAINCAIREKKPSLMFSLEMPSDQILEKLVGQKSGVNPSIFYMPATQDDGDEYVGDYDGDFDKAIKTAHRLRELDLLYIDDTPGLSLAHIVAECRKVKRQKGSVGMVLVDYLTLMTAEKADRNDLAYGMITKGLKNLAKELGCVVVLLTQLNRELEKRVNKRPLPSDSRDTGQIEQDCDYWVGIHREGAFDETLNQEDTELLLRLNRHGKTGVVFCQQKNGAIYDLDQVAARIDREKRQDGKGGNQQKGGF, from the coding sequence GTGAGTGAATCATACCTGACACCCCCGCATAGCATTGACGCTGAACAGGCAGTATTGGGAGGCTTGATGCTTGATGGCGGAGAAGACCGTAGCCAGAAGGTTATGGCAATCCTAAAGCCAGAGAGTTTCTACAACAAATCACACGGTGCCATCTACGAAGCAATGCGTGACCTGCTGAAGAGAAATCAGCCTATCGACCTGCTGACCCTCTCTGATGATCTTGAGTCCCGCTCCACACTTCAGCAATCAGGCGGATTCGCTTACCTGGCTGAGATGAGTAAGAACACCCCATCATCTGCAAACATCGTGAACTACGCGCTGGTTATTCGTGACAGGGCTATGGAGCGTTACGCCATCCAGAAGCTGACCGAAGCCACTGAGATGCTCTACACCCGCAGCACGCTGACCGCAGTGGACAAGCTGGAAGCCGTTAACAGCCTGACCAGCCAGATTAGCGACTACGCCAAAACGGGAAACCGTCGTGGCCTGCGTTCGTTTGGTGAGGTTATGGATGACTGGGTAGTGGATTTGGAGAAGCGTTTCGATCCGAATGGAGAGACTCGCGGCCTGAGCACTGGCATCCCGTCAATGGACAGAATGCTGGCGCCTAAAGGACTGGTGAAAGGCTCCCTGTTTGTCATTGGCGCAAGGCCAAAAATGGGGAAAACGACCCTGTACAGCCAGATGGCTATCAATTGCGCCATTCGTGAAAAGAAACCATCCCTGATGTTCAGCCTGGAAATGCCATCTGACCAGATCCTGGAAAAGTTGGTAGGGCAGAAGTCTGGAGTTAACCCCAGCATTTTTTACATGCCGGCTACGCAGGACGATGGCGATGAGTACGTGGGTGATTACGATGGCGACTTCGACAAGGCAATTAAAACCGCTCACCGGTTGCGAGAGCTTGACCTGCTGTACATCGACGACACCCCCGGGCTGTCACTGGCTCACATCGTTGCAGAATGCCGCAAGGTTAAGCGTCAGAAGGGCAGCGTAGGCATGGTTCTGGTTGATTACCTGACCCTGATGACCGCTGAGAAAGCCGACCGTAACGACCTGGCGTACGGGATGATCACAAAGGGACTGAAGAACCTCGCCAAAGAGCTGGGTTGCGTCGTCGTCCTCCTTACTCAGCTAAACCGTGAGCTGGAGAAGCGCGTCAACAAACGCCCGCTGCCAAGCGACTCTCGCGATACAGGCCAGATTGAGCAGGACTGTGATTACTGGGTAGGCATTCACCGGGAGGGCGCATTCGATGAAACCCTGAATCAGGAAGACACCGAATTACTTCTCAGACTGAACCGGCACGGCAAAACAGGCGTGGTTTTCTGCCAGCAGAAGAACGGCGCTATCTACGACTTAGACCAGGTTGCAGCACGCATCGATCGCGAAAAGCGTCAGGATGGCAAAGGTGGCAATCAGCAGAAAGGGGGCTTTTGA
- a CDS encoding DUF4752 family protein, translating into MTELTFNQWMMVGLMAISYLFITVKTGQWLMWVFLKSWEKLRKQTRQQQAVNDLYDAFDLDQIKDGTTLKVTTKGSLTIMIYRTEKKHDS; encoded by the coding sequence ATGACTGAGCTTACGTTTAACCAGTGGATGATGGTTGGCCTGATGGCAATCAGCTACCTGTTTATCACGGTCAAGACTGGGCAGTGGCTTATGTGGGTATTCCTCAAGTCATGGGAAAAGCTCCGCAAGCAAACCCGTCAGCAGCAGGCGGTTAATGACCTCTATGATGCTTTCGACCTCGATCAAATCAAAGATGGCACCACCTTGAAGGTAACCACAAAGGGCAGCCTGACAATCATGATTTACCGCACGGAGAAAAAGCATGACAGCTGA
- a CDS encoding protein ninH, producing the protein MAFKGTVSSIPEMLVSARGNQTLVAELLGASRGTIRKYARDFKAEHHAIVNGTLMINRGHLGEHKRIKA; encoded by the coding sequence GTGGCCTTCAAAGGGACAGTGTCATCCATTCCAGAAATGCTTGTCAGCGCCCGGGGAAATCAAACGCTTGTCGCTGAGCTATTGGGAGCAAGCAGGGGGACAATCAGGAAATACGCCAGAGACTTCAAGGCAGAGCATCACGCCATTGTTAACGGAACCCTCATGATTAACCGGGGCCATCTTGGTGAGCACAAGAGAATTAAAGCATGA
- a CDS encoding NinE family protein — protein sequence MRQRISPTQKAIDQLIFQPTRRSRNKPKPIPSASEVVTLDYCYLLLKAKWDRMRRTR from the coding sequence ATGAGGCAGAGAATAAGCCCCACACAGAAAGCAATCGACCAACTCATATTCCAGCCTACCCGCAGAAGCCGCAATAAACCCAAGCCTATCCCGTCAGCGAGTGAAGTAGTAACTCTCGATTATTGCTACCTGCTGTTGAAGGCTAAATGGGACCGTATGCGGAGGACGCGATGA
- a CDS encoding protein NinF encodes MALSADESWVCEDCCAFYSMLDPNSNMAGDDDGEPS; translated from the coding sequence ATGGCCCTGAGCGCTGATGAATCGTGGGTATGTGAGGACTGTTGCGCTTTCTACTCAATGCTTGATCCAAATTCGAATATGGCAGGAGACGATGATGGCGAACCTTCGTAA
- a CDS encoding DUF1364 domain-containing protein, which translates to MANLRKEARGRECQVRLPGICNGNSETVVLAHYRMVGICGTGMKPDDLFGAWACSGCHDEIDRRTRHCEVTEARIAHLEVVIRTQDALLREGKVKR; encoded by the coding sequence ATGGCGAACCTTCGTAAAGAAGCGCGGGGCAGGGAGTGCCAAGTCAGATTGCCGGGCATCTGCAATGGCAACTCTGAAACAGTAGTACTCGCGCACTACCGGATGGTAGGCATCTGCGGAACAGGCATGAAACCTGATGACCTTTTTGGTGCCTGGGCGTGCTCTGGTTGCCACGATGAGATAGACAGGCGTACACGTCACTGTGAAGTCACTGAGGCCCGTATAGCGCATCTGGAAGTTGTTATCAGGACACAGGATGCATTACTCAGAGAAGGAAAGGTGAAGCGATGA